In Nitrosococcus halophilus Nc 4, the genomic stretch TGGAAGCCCTAGTACGTAATAAGCACCGGCGTAGCCGAACAGGGCAGAGAGCGTGATATCACCTAACCAGATAAGGCTGGCCCGTGGCAATTTCTGCGCCAGTGCTCCCGGATGGCTTTTCAGCCCTACTTCGAAAAGTAAAGCCACCACGCCCATATCCGCAAGAAAAGCAAATGCATAGCGGACCGGTTCGGTGAGCAGGCCCCAGCGCAGATCGGCTAAGCGCAGTAAGAAACCTAATAAGAGGTAGCCCACTAAGGCGGGAATGCCCATGCGGGCAAAGAGGGATTTAATTAAAGCTGCTAGGACTACGGCAGTCCCTACCAGGGACACCCAGAGTGCATGGGGGACTTCAGTCCCCATTGCGCCGGCTTTCCTGTTTGACCCAATACCAAGCGTTTAAGCAGCCAATGATGATTCCCACAATGAGTAAATTCAGGGTCCAGGATACCTTGCTTGGCCAAGTCGCATCGATCCATATTCCTAGGGCTACCCCTATTAGGGTCGGTACGGCAACAGACCAGCCGACTAAGCCAAACATTCCCAGCCAGAACCAGGTAGGCGGGTTTTTTTCCTTTTTAGCCTGGATTTTTCGTTTTGCTTTACGGCCTACGTTTTTGCCAAAATGATTTTCAGGCGTAACCGGTTTTGGGTCTTCTTGATTTTCAGCCATAAGGTTATTCCTCCAGCTCCATAAAGCGGCGGATGACGCCGGCTTCCAGTCGGGCCAGGGCCGTTCGGGTGAGTCGCTCATACTCATCCAGATGCCGGAAATTTTCTTCAACAATGGCCTTTAAGTCTTCCAGATCAGTACTGCGAGCGCCATTGAGGACAGAGATCAACACTTCCTGACCACATTTCACTAAAGTCCCTTCATCAACAGCTAGGTAGTTTTCCCTTTTGTCCTCGGTGGTAAACACCAGGATGCCTGGCACCAGAGCAGCAACGAAATCAATATGTCGTGGTAGCAGACAAAAGGCGCCATTTCGGGCTTCGGCGATGACTTTACTGACGACTTCATCAACGAGAACTTCCGTGGGAAGCAGTACCTTCAGGTGCATCTTTTTTTCCGTCATGCTTTTGCCTTTTTGGCCTCCGCCTCTTCAATGGGGCCAATCATATAGAGGTCTTTTTCCCCATAGTCAGCAAACTTTCCAGCTAAGATATCCTCGCAGCCCGCAATGGTCTGCTCCAGAGGCACCATTTTCCCGGTATAGCCGGTAAACTGCTCGGTGGTGAAGAAGGGCTGTGTCAAAAAACGTTCCAGGCGACGGGCTTGGCTTACCGTTTGCCGATCCTTTTGAGACAGTTCCTCAATCCCTAGCATGGAAATGATGTCCTTGAGTTCTTCATACTCTGCCAGGGTGCGCCGTACCTCCTGGGCAACCTTGTAATGGCGCTTGCCGACTACCCCGGGGGTCAGCATTTTAGAGTCCGATTGCAGGGGGTCTATAGCCGGGTAAAATCCTTGGCTGGCCTTTTTACGAGACAGCACAATGGAAGCTGAGAGATGGGCAAAAGTATGGGTAGCAGAAGGATCGGTGAGATCATCAGCGGGAACATAAACCGCTTGAACTGAAGTAATGGAGCCACTGGCGGAGCTGCAGATCCGCTCTTCCAGCTCCGCCAATTCGGTTCCCAAAGTCGGTTGGTAGCCTACTCGGGAAGGAATCTTCCCCATGAGGCCAGAAACCTCGGTGCCCGACTGGATGAAGCGGAAGATGTTGTCGATAAGCAATAACACATTGCGCTTGGCAATGTCGCGGAAATATTCGGCCACGGTGAGCGCTGCATGACCCACTCGAAACCGGGCGCCAGGGGGTTCATTCATCTGGCCGAAGAGCATGATGGTATTGTCTAACACCCCCGCCTCTTTCATGTCCCGGTAAAGTTCTTCGGCTTCACGGCTGCGTTCGCCAATGCCACAAAAGAGACTAATCCCCTGGTAGCGTCCCACCATGTTATGAATCATTTCAGTAATGAGCACAGTTTTACCCACCCCAGCGCCCCCAAAGAGGCCCGCTTTGCCCCCTTCCTCCAGTGGCGCCAATAGGTCCACGGCTTTAATGCCGGTTTCAAAGATCTTGCGGGTAGTGACCCGTTGGGCCAGGGGGAGAGGGGTACGATGGATAGGCAGACGCTCGGAGGCATCCAGAGTCCCCTTATTGTCTATAGGGTCACCGAATACATTCAGCATTCGGCCTAACAGGGCTTCTCCTACCGGGATATCGAGCATTTTTCCCGTGTCAACCACTGAGGCGCCGCGAGCCAAACCCCGGGTAGTGGTCAAAGCAATGCAGCGAGCCCTATTGGCGCTAAGATGGGACTGGATCTCTAGAATAATATCCCCTTGGCCTCCTTTGGTCCGTAACTGGCGATAGCGGGGCGGTAGTCGGGAGAATTGAACATCGACCACATTTCCTCGTACGGCAACGACCTGCCCAGGGTTAAGGGTTGCTTCTTTTGGTGAGAATGGTTGCGACACGATTGACTCTTTATGTTGACAGAAGGGGTCACCAGGGTTCTGAAGGTTTCTCTAAGTAACTAGAATATATCCAAGGAACCGTTTATTCCAATTTAGCCTGGGTTCTGGGTAAGCGGGAGGCTATTGCCATGAGCCCATGTCGCTATCCAGTGCTGAAATGAGCTGATTCATGTGGCCCATAGGGGGGCAGG encodes the following:
- a CDS encoding AtpZ/AtpI family protein, coding for MAENQEDPKPVTPENHFGKNVGRKAKRKIQAKKEKNPPTWFWLGMFGLVGWSVAVPTLIGVALGIWIDATWPSKVSWTLNLLIVGIIIGCLNAWYWVKQESRRNGD
- a CDS encoding F0F1 ATP synthase subunit epsilon, yielding MTEKKMHLKVLLPTEVLVDEVVSKVIAEARNGAFCLLPRHIDFVAALVPGILVFTTEDKRENYLAVDEGTLVKCGQEVLISVLNGARSTDLEDLKAIVEENFRHLDEYERLTRTALARLEAGVIRRFMELEE
- the atpD gene encoding F0F1 ATP synthase subunit beta is translated as MSQPFSPKEATLNPGQVVAVRGNVVDVQFSRLPPRYRQLRTKGGQGDIILEIQSHLSANRARCIALTTTRGLARGASVVDTGKMLDIPVGEALLGRMLNVFGDPIDNKGTLDASERLPIHRTPLPLAQRVTTRKIFETGIKAVDLLAPLEEGGKAGLFGGAGVGKTVLITEMIHNMVGRYQGISLFCGIGERSREAEELYRDMKEAGVLDNTIMLFGQMNEPPGARFRVGHAALTVAEYFRDIAKRNVLLLIDNIFRFIQSGTEVSGLMGKIPSRVGYQPTLGTELAELEERICSSASGSITSVQAVYVPADDLTDPSATHTFAHLSASIVLSRKKASQGFYPAIDPLQSDSKMLTPGVVGKRHYKVAQEVRRTLAEYEELKDIISMLGIEELSQKDRQTVSQARRLERFLTQPFFTTEQFTGYTGKMVPLEQTIAGCEDILAGKFADYGEKDLYMIGPIEEAEAKKAKA